From the Halodesulfovibrio sp. genome, one window contains:
- the glgP gene encoding alpha-glucan family phosphorylase — MQPLKIFNVIPKLPEGLEDLWRLAYNFRFTWCGHTDDVFKQIDQQLWSKTSHNPLLFLHLVSPKRLATVAKDPFFQSRLKLTIDTLNEYFEDRPAPMIEGASPEHPAIAYFSFEFGIASCMPIYSGGLGILAGDHLKSASDLNIPLVGIGLLYKHGYYRQYLTPDGWQQESYPDLDFDQIPIQPMEDESGNHIQIDIPLGTRRLKAQIWKANVGRVTLLLMDTEIAENPPELRSITASLYGGDKEMRLWQEILLGIGGMKVLEVCGYHPQVIHMNEGHSAFAGVERIRSFMRKGLSFESASEIVASSSIFTTHTPVPAGNDRFSPELMEQYFSDYARDLGLAFKVFLSFGRENPFDDQEDFCMTVLALKLSRFNNGVSKLHKHVSRRMWKSLWPLYPHDDIPISALTNGIHAATWTADDMREVFDRYLGNNWREDPDCKTIWSRAANISDAELWRTHERLRARLVDFARVRLREQLQAHGARKQEIQNADEILNPQALTIGFARRFATYKRATLIMREKDKLLRLFKDADRPIQFVFAGKAHPADSEGKKFIKEIVSTCRSLDYRFHMVFLEDYDMEIAKHMLAGCDIWLNTPRRPYEACGTSGMKAIFNGALTFSTLDGWWDEAYLPDNSIGWAIGKGEEYNDPDYQDYVELRTLFNVLEFEIIPEFYDRGRGGLPRQWIRRMKKAFTTLGPEFNSHRMVIDYVNKAYKPAYDNYIKLSRYDFQPARELADWRTDIMTKWSGVNLRNAHVQIKEETFVGESILISVDVKLNGIHRDSILTEAYFGQVQQNGEFASRNIKRLTPVGDTDADGWQHFEGEVTPSKPGRFGYTIRVIPTHPLLIDPRSLGLIRWAVPQEML; from the coding sequence ATGCAGCCGTTAAAAATATTCAACGTAATTCCTAAGCTTCCTGAAGGTCTGGAAGATTTATGGAGACTCGCTTATAACTTCCGCTTTACATGGTGCGGGCATACTGACGATGTATTTAAGCAGATAGATCAGCAACTGTGGTCAAAAACAAGCCATAACCCTTTGCTTTTTCTCCATCTTGTATCCCCAAAGCGCCTAGCCACCGTTGCAAAAGATCCTTTTTTTCAATCACGGCTCAAGCTCACTATAGATACGCTTAACGAATATTTCGAAGACCGCCCTGCACCTATGATTGAGGGCGCATCACCGGAACACCCTGCAATTGCATATTTCAGTTTTGAATTCGGCATAGCCAGCTGTATGCCTATTTATTCCGGTGGATTGGGAATACTTGCGGGCGATCATTTAAAATCTGCGTCCGATTTAAATATTCCGCTTGTTGGGATAGGTCTACTCTACAAGCACGGTTACTACCGTCAGTACCTCACACCGGATGGCTGGCAGCAGGAATCATATCCTGATCTAGACTTTGACCAAATCCCTATTCAGCCTATGGAAGATGAAAGCGGCAACCACATTCAAATAGATATTCCTCTGGGAACGCGAAGGCTTAAAGCGCAAATTTGGAAAGCCAATGTAGGGCGCGTTACTCTTCTATTAATGGATACAGAAATTGCTGAGAACCCGCCTGAGCTTCGTTCCATTACCGCAAGTCTGTACGGTGGTGATAAAGAAATGCGCCTCTGGCAGGAAATCCTGCTGGGTATCGGCGGAATGAAGGTACTAGAGGTATGCGGATATCACCCGCAAGTTATCCATATGAACGAAGGGCACTCCGCCTTTGCCGGAGTTGAGCGTATCCGAAGTTTCATGCGAAAAGGTCTTTCCTTTGAATCTGCTTCTGAAATTGTGGCATCAAGCTCCATCTTTACGACGCATACACCAGTGCCAGCTGGCAATGATCGGTTCAGCCCTGAACTTATGGAACAATATTTTTCAGATTATGCGCGCGACCTTGGACTCGCATTCAAAGTATTTTTGTCATTCGGGCGCGAAAATCCTTTCGACGATCAAGAAGATTTCTGCATGACCGTGCTGGCACTCAAGCTTTCCCGCTTCAATAACGGGGTATCTAAACTACACAAACACGTATCCCGCAGAATGTGGAAATCACTATGGCCGCTCTACCCGCATGATGACATTCCCATTTCTGCCCTGACAAATGGTATTCATGCCGCAACGTGGACTGCTGATGACATGCGCGAAGTCTTTGACAGATACCTCGGTAATAACTGGCGGGAAGACCCGGATTGCAAAACAATCTGGAGCCGTGCCGCGAATATTTCGGACGCTGAATTGTGGCGAACACATGAACGCCTGCGTGCACGACTTGTAGATTTTGCTCGCGTGCGCTTACGTGAACAGCTACAGGCACACGGAGCACGGAAACAGGAAATCCAAAATGCCGATGAAATCCTCAACCCTCAAGCGTTAACCATCGGTTTTGCCAGACGTTTTGCAACGTACAAACGCGCAACGCTGATTATGCGTGAAAAAGACAAACTGCTGCGCCTGTTCAAAGATGCGGATAGACCTATCCAGTTCGTATTTGCAGGCAAAGCCCACCCTGCGGACAGTGAAGGTAAAAAATTCATTAAGGAAATTGTATCAACTTGCCGCAGCCTTGATTACCGCTTCCACATGGTTTTTCTGGAAGATTACGACATGGAAATTGCAAAACATATGCTTGCTGGTTGTGACATATGGTTAAACACACCACGCAGACCATACGAAGCATGCGGAACCAGCGGCATGAAGGCTATTTTTAACGGTGCGCTTACATTCAGTACACTAGATGGCTGGTGGGATGAAGCATACTTGCCGGACAACAGCATTGGTTGGGCAATCGGTAAAGGTGAAGAATACAACGACCCTGATTATCAGGACTATGTGGAACTTCGAACGCTGTTCAACGTGCTTGAATTTGAGATCATACCGGAATTTTATGATCGAGGACGCGGCGGACTTCCTCGTCAGTGGATTCGCCGCATGAAAAAAGCATTTACGACACTGGGACCGGAGTTCAACTCACATCGTATGGTCATAGATTATGTCAACAAAGCGTACAAACCGGCATACGATAATTATATCAAGCTCTCACGCTACGATTTTCAACCAGCACGTGAGCTTGCAGACTGGCGTACAGACATTATGACCAAATGGAGCGGCGTGAACCTCCGCAACGCTCATGTTCAAATCAAAGAAGAAACATTTGTGGGAGAATCAATTCTCATCAGCGTTGATGTCAAACTTAACGGCATCCACCGTGACAGCATTCTTACCGAAGCATATTTTGGGCAAGTACAACAAAATGGAGAATTTGCCTCCCGCAATATTAAAAGGCTTACCCCTGTGGGGGATACTGACGCAGATGGCTGGCAACATTTTGAAGGTGAAGTTACACCTTCAAAACCAGGACGGTTCGGATACACAATTCGTGTCATTCCTACCCACCCTCTTCTTATTGACCCTCGCTCACTTGGGCTTATCCGCTGGGCTGTACCGCAAGAAATGCTCTAG
- the trmFO gene encoding methylenetetrahydrofolate--tRNA-(uracil(54)-C(5))-methyltransferase (FADH(2)-oxidizing) TrmFO — protein MSELSNIAIIGGGLAGCECARKLSRAGVAVTIFEMKPEHYSPAHTYEGLAELVCSNSFRSDQPEAAVGVLKQEMRELDSLVLEAAEATRVPAGKALAVNRELFSDYITRIITEDENITLVHKEITSLDAEELKDFDAVVLAAGPLASEALSDSLAATIDTTHLYFYDAIAPIIAADSVNMDIAFWGSRYNPDDKDYLNCALNEEEYHALREALISGEKAPTKDFEKEIHFEGCMPIEALAERGEMTLAFGSFKPVGFNDPRTGERPFALVQLRTENLNKSMFNLVGCQTKLKYKEQDRIFRMIPGLENAEFVRYGSVHRNTYVNAPKTLNTELALNNRPNVYLAGQITGVEGYVESAASGLWLGIVLAAKAKKLAIAEPPAETCLGGLLSHLRTEQKNFQPANVQFGLTPELNRKARKKERKLLYAQRARERFTAWITEQEEALNDCCL, from the coding sequence GTGTCAGAACTATCCAACATTGCTATCATAGGCGGCGGTCTTGCAGGCTGCGAGTGTGCACGCAAACTTTCCCGTGCCGGAGTCGCCGTTACCATATTTGAAATGAAACCGGAGCATTATTCTCCGGCACACACCTACGAAGGACTTGCAGAACTTGTTTGTTCCAACTCCTTCCGCTCCGACCAGCCAGAGGCTGCGGTAGGCGTTCTTAAACAAGAAATGCGTGAACTCGACAGCCTTGTGCTGGAAGCCGCAGAGGCTACACGTGTTCCTGCCGGTAAAGCATTAGCGGTTAACCGTGAGTTGTTCAGCGATTACATTACGAGAATCATCACCGAGGATGAAAACATCACCCTCGTGCATAAAGAAATCACATCGCTGGATGCTGAAGAGCTTAAAGACTTTGACGCTGTTGTACTTGCAGCAGGTCCGCTTGCAAGTGAAGCTCTCAGTGATTCTCTCGCAGCTACCATCGATACAACGCATCTATATTTTTATGACGCAATTGCTCCGATTATTGCTGCTGATTCCGTTAACATGGATATTGCATTCTGGGGCTCTCGCTATAATCCAGACGACAAAGACTACCTGAACTGCGCATTGAACGAGGAAGAGTACCACGCTCTGCGCGAGGCTCTTATCAGCGGAGAAAAAGCACCTACAAAAGATTTTGAAAAAGAAATCCATTTTGAAGGCTGCATGCCTATTGAAGCACTTGCTGAACGCGGAGAAATGACTCTTGCGTTCGGTTCCTTCAAACCTGTTGGTTTCAACGACCCGCGTACCGGAGAACGTCCGTTTGCTTTGGTGCAGTTGCGTACAGAGAATTTAAACAAATCTATGTTTAACCTTGTAGGCTGCCAGACCAAACTCAAATACAAAGAGCAGGATAGAATTTTCCGCATGATTCCGGGTCTGGAAAATGCAGAATTCGTTCGTTACGGCAGTGTCCACCGTAACACATACGTTAATGCACCAAAGACGCTGAATACCGAACTGGCATTAAACAACCGCCCTAATGTCTATCTTGCTGGTCAAATTACCGGTGTTGAGGGCTATGTTGAATCCGCTGCTTCCGGTCTCTGGCTTGGTATTGTGCTGGCTGCTAAAGCCAAAAAACTTGCCATCGCTGAGCCTCCGGCAGAAACATGCCTTGGCGGCTTGCTTTCTCATCTTCGTACAGAGCAAAAGAACTTTCAGCCTGCAAACGTCCAGTTCGGTCTCACTCCTGAACTGAACAGAAAAGCACGCAAAAAAGAACGAAAGCTGCTGTATGCACAACGTGCACGCGAACGCTTTACAGCATGGATTACAGAACAAGAAGAAGCTTTAAACGACTGCTGCTTATAA